Proteins encoded within one genomic window of Verrucomicrobiota bacterium:
- a CDS encoding HAD family phosphatase — protein MPEHIMVFDLGKVLLDFDYAIALRRIAERDGLDPAPLQAILGYTPLLLAYEEGQVSTTEFHRAFSERTGYQRTLNQFRADFADIFSPIAPMIELQRRCQEAGHATYIFSNTNELAVEFIRAHYAFFQNFTGHILSYECRALKPAPGMYETLEKLTGHTGGRFVYLDDRPENIEAAWQRGWHALIHQDPPASIEFIQQFLGK, from the coding sequence ATGCCTGAACACATCATGGTTTTCGATCTCGGGAAAGTGCTGCTCGATTTCGATTATGCAATCGCCCTCCGCCGCATTGCCGAACGCGACGGACTCGATCCCGCACCCCTCCAAGCCATCCTGGGCTACACTCCTCTCCTGCTGGCCTACGAGGAAGGGCAGGTGTCCACGACCGAATTCCACCGGGCGTTTTCCGAACGGACCGGTTACCAAAGAACCCTGAATCAATTCCGGGCAGACTTCGCCGATATTTTCTCGCCCATCGCCCCGATGATCGAACTGCAACGCCGCTGTCAGGAAGCGGGGCACGCCACCTACATTTTCTCCAACACCAACGAACTGGCGGTCGAGTTCATCCGCGCGCATTATGCCTTCTTCCAGAACTTCACCGGACACATCCTCTCCTACGAATGCCGGGCCTTGAAGCCCGCTCCCGGCATGTATGAGACCTTGGAAAAGTTGACCGGACACACCGGCGGGCGCTTCGTTTATCTCGACGACCGCCCGGAAAACATCGAGGCGGCCTGGCAGAGGGGGTGGCATGCCCTGATTCATCAGGATCCCCCGGCCTCCATCGAATTTATCCAACAATTCCTGGGGAAATGA
- the recR gene encoding recombination protein RecR translates to MPLLPEPVQHLSACLAQLPGIGPRSADRLALHIVQTDPAHVRQLAAALTAVREKVSFCRDCGGFTESQPCPLCQDPRRDASCVCVVERPTDLITLEKSGAFRGRYHVLGGKLSPLNGVEPEDLRIAALEHRVDRDAVSEIILALGSDVEGDATANYLARRLSSKPLKVTRLAQGLPVGSGLDYTDEVTLERALAGRRPI, encoded by the coding sequence ATGCCCCTCCTGCCCGAGCCGGTTCAGCACCTTTCCGCCTGCCTCGCTCAATTGCCAGGCATTGGTCCACGCTCCGCCGACCGCCTGGCCTTGCATATCGTCCAAACGGACCCTGCCCACGTCCGGCAACTCGCGGCAGCCCTCACCGCCGTCCGTGAAAAAGTTTCCTTTTGCCGCGACTGCGGTGGATTCACCGAATCCCAGCCTTGTCCGCTCTGCCAGGATCCCCGGCGCGACGCGTCTTGCGTGTGCGTGGTGGAACGTCCAACCGACCTGATCACGCTTGAAAAGTCCGGGGCCTTCCGCGGACGCTACCATGTCCTGGGTGGAAAATTGTCTCCCCTCAACGGTGTCGAACCCGAGGATCTGCGCATCGCGGCGCTCGAACACCGCGTTGATCGCGATGCCGTCTCCGAGATCATCCTCGCCCTGGGAAGCGATGTCGAGGGGGACGCGACGGCGAATTATCTCGCGCGCCGGCTGAGTTCAAAACCGCTGAAAGTAACCCGTTTGGCCCAAGGCTTGCCCGTGGGAAGCGGCCTCGATTACACCGATGAGGTGACGCTCGAACGCGCGCTGGCTGGCCGGCGGCCGATCTAG
- a CDS encoding VOC family protein produces the protein MGPGMDYIFLKNQGSPAGGIVQLPPQAPNAPTAWMCYVTVASFEESLARAQSLGAHVCKGITQLPMGRFAIVADPQGAAFGLWEFAK, from the coding sequence ATGGGGCCCGGAATGGATTACATTTTCCTCAAGAACCAGGGATCCCCCGCCGGAGGCATCGTGCAATTGCCGCCGCAGGCTCCCAACGCGCCGACGGCCTGGATGTGTTATGTCACGGTCGCCAGCTTTGAAGAATCCCTGGCCCGGGCACAGTCGCTGGGCGCCCACGTTTGCAAGGGAATCACCCAATTGCCCATGGGACGCTTCGCCATCGTCGCGGACCCGCAGGGCGCCGCCTTCGGTTTGTGGGAGTTTGCGAAATAG
- a CDS encoding DUF72 domain-containing protein: MSEPGFQLKSARESLQGLSRHGVFVGTSSWKYEGWVGTLYSASKYEYRGRFAQTRFERSCLEEYAAVFKTVCVDAAYYDFPRASYLEGLASQVPADFQFALKVTDAITVKKFPNLDRFGARAGQLNPEFLNPRLFADHFLAPCDTIRSQIGLLILEFSRFWPSDYSQGRAFVTDLDRFLEQVPKGWPLGIELRNEGWLQPEYFERLARHEVTHVFNSWEVMPSVSEQMALPESRTCPSRLAARFLLKPGRKYADAVKAFQPYDQVREINPEVRAAGRALIREGQTDPARKTFIFVNNRLEGNALGTIAAMIA, from the coding sequence ATGAGCGAACCGGGGTTCCAGCTCAAATCCGCGCGGGAAAGCCTGCAAGGCCTTTCCCGCCACGGCGTCTTCGTCGGCACCTCGTCGTGGAAATACGAGGGGTGGGTGGGAACACTCTATAGCGCCTCAAAGTACGAGTATCGAGGGCGATTCGCGCAGACCCGTTTCGAGCGGTCATGCCTGGAGGAATACGCCGCGGTATTCAAAACCGTGTGTGTGGATGCCGCCTACTACGACTTTCCGCGTGCTTCCTACCTGGAGGGGCTCGCCTCCCAAGTGCCCGCCGATTTTCAATTTGCTCTCAAGGTCACCGATGCCATCACGGTCAAAAAGTTTCCCAACCTCGACCGCTTCGGGGCCCGGGCAGGACAACTCAACCCTGAATTCCTCAATCCCCGCCTTTTTGCGGATCACTTCCTGGCGCCCTGTGATACGATTCGGTCTCAAATCGGGCTTCTCATCCTGGAGTTCTCCCGCTTTTGGCCCTCGGACTACAGCCAGGGTCGCGCCTTCGTGACAGACCTAGACCGGTTTCTCGAACAGGTTCCGAAGGGCTGGCCTCTGGGAATCGAATTGCGAAACGAAGGCTGGTTGCAGCCGGAATACTTCGAACGTCTCGCGCGTCACGAGGTGACCCACGTCTTCAACTCCTGGGAGGTCATGCCCTCCGTCTCGGAACAAATGGCGCTGCCCGAAAGCCGAACTTGCCCTTCACGTCTCGCCGCCCGATTCCTGCTCAAACCCGGGCGAAAATATGCGGACGCGGTCAAGGCGTTTCAACCTTACGATCAGGTGCGCGAGATCAATCCCGAAGTTCGAGCGGCCGGCCGCGCGCTGATTCGTGAGGGGCAAACCGATCCGGCAAGAAAAACCTTTATCTTCGTGAACAACCGACTGGAAGGCAACGCGCTCGGCACCATCGCGGCGATGATCGCATGA
- a CDS encoding YbaB/EbfC family nucleoid-associated protein, whose translation MSSIGKLIKQASRIQRQMEQVQAELAQRTVESTSGGGAVKVVSRCDGLLASIKIDPQALNPGDAQLVEEMILTAANNALAKAKEISNEEMGKVTAGFNMPGLV comes from the coding sequence ATGTCCAGCATAGGCAAACTCATTAAACAGGCCTCCCGCATTCAACGGCAAATGGAACAAGTCCAGGCCGAACTCGCTCAACGCACCGTCGAATCCACCAGCGGCGGCGGCGCCGTGAAAGTGGTCTCGCGCTGCGACGGGCTTCTGGCTTCCATCAAGATTGATCCGCAAGCGCTCAACCCGGGCGACGCGCAATTGGTCGAGGAAATGATCCTCACCGCCGCCAACAACGCCCTGGCCAAAGCCAAGGAAATCTCCAACGAGGAAATGGGGAAGGTCACCGCCGGATTCAACATGCCCGGCTTGGTTTGA